A DNA window from Brassica napus cultivar Da-Ae chromosome A4, Da-Ae, whole genome shotgun sequence contains the following coding sequences:
- the LOC125608381 gene encoding E3 ubiquitin-protein ligase BRE1-like 1, producing the protein MASTGEADRKKRLFSSISTTETAAVVKKQPFFWPSSEDKLDTAVLQFQNLKLSQKLEAQQVECSILEDRLSKIKDKQLPFSSCLKTVHKSWEKLTAEVESCSIRVSDSSSGAHGSVNKEDGSSPAVKDDFINRLLETGATESSSSNTCSNQKEENRENTSSQLTQTLCNLVAATNDLRCLKDELYPTALRTGLDKDLCGQQLALNELESEMKSFRVVLDDVLVKFKSLSRELQSHRDTDAKVRADLKRIRGELENEVVELQQCNGELSALRAERDATAGAFFPVLSPGNKLATRDKARDKQRDLQDMESILKDLTVLASSRLQELKDLHEERTKILEKMSVLQNKSNSVTSISSSKACLSLKDQLRKSKEAVFKYMALLEKLQVEKDSIFWREREISIKNELVDVARRSSSVADSRMASLDVEIQKQVDYKSRIKTRLENISKERGRKEIFADMKALVASFPGEMSSMRSQLENYKETAGGIHSLRADVQSLSGVLCRKTKECEALQLRSADYASQLHDLNATVGDLKNSHEELKLFLDMYKRESTDPRDIAEAKEQEYRAWARVQSLKSSLDEQNLELRVKAANEAEAVSQQMLAAAEAEIADLRQKIDDCKRDVVKHSDILKSKHEEHGTYLSEMQAIGSAYEDIVPQNQQLLLQVTERDDYNIKLFLEGITSRQMQDALLIDKYIMDKDIQQASASASFLSKKSLRIEDQMRFCTEQYQRLAEDRYQKSSTHEILQKKRADVVNGLEQARSKLEESHSKVEQSRVDYGALELELEIERFNRRRIEEEVETVKTKVSRLRSLVEGSSAIQKLRQELNEFKEILKCKACNDRSKEVVITKCFHLFCNPCVLKITGTRQRKCPTCSASFGPNDIKPIYI; encoded by the exons ATGGCGAGCACAGGCGAGGCGGATCGTAAAAAGCGACTCTTTAGCTCAATATCAACCACAGAGACAGCTGCCGTTGTAAAGAAACAGCCTTTCTTTTGGCCTTCCTCTGAGGACAag CTTGATACTGCAGTTCTTCAGTTCCAGAACCTTAAGCTATCACAAAAGCTAGAGGCTCAGCAGGTTGAGTGTTCCATTCTTGAGGATAGGCTTTCGAAGATTAAAGATAAACAGTTACCATTCAGTTCCTGTTTGAAGACTGTTCACAAGTCTTGGGAAAAG CTTACAGCTGAAGTGGAATCGTGCTCCATTCGTGTGAGTGATTCCAGCAGCGGAGCTCATGGGTCTGTTAACAAGGAGG ATGGGTCTTCTCCGGCTGTTAAAGACGATTTCATCAACCGGCTACTCGAAACTGGTGCCACTGAGAGCTCTTCATCTAATACCTGCTCGAATCAGAAGGAGGAAAACAGAGAGAATACATCAAGTCAGTTGACGCAAACCTTGTGTAACCTAGTAGCCGCGACCAatgatttgagatgtctgaAGGATGAACTATATCCCACAGCTCTCAGAACCGGTCTTGATAAAG ATTTGTGTGGTCAGCAGCTAGCGCTGAATGAGTTGGAATCAGAGATGAAAAGTTTCAGAGTGGTACTAGATGATGTTCTTGTGAAGTTCAAATCACTTTCGAGAGAGTTGCAGAGTCATCGTGATACTGATGCTAAAGTTAGAGCAGACCTTAAAAGAATAAGAG GGGAGCTAGAGAATGAGGTCGTGGAGCTTCAACAATGTAATGGTGAATTGTCAGCACTGAGAGCAGAAAGGGATGCAACAGCAGGGGCGTTCTTCCCAGTGTTGAGCCCTGGAAACAAGCTTGCGACCAGAGATAAGGCAAGGGATAAACAAAGGGATCTGCAGGACATGGAATCGATTCTGAAAGACTTAacg GTTCTTGCTTCAAGCAGGCTACAAGAGCTAAAAGATCTTCATGAGGAGAGGACAAAGATTCTTGAAAAAATGAGTGTTTTACAG AACAAGTCAAACTCTGTGACGAGCATCTCATCTTCTAAAGCCTGCCTTTCTCTGAAAGACCAGCTGAGAAAATCCAAAGAAGCGGTTTTCAAGTATATGGCATTACTTGAGAAACTACAG GTTGAAAAAGATAGTATATTCTGGAGAGAAAGGGAAATTAGCATTAAAAATGAACTAGTTGATGTCGCTCGAAGGTCTTCTTCTGTTGCTGATTCTAGAATGGCTTCTTTAGATGTGGAGATACAGAAACAAGTGGATTACAAAAGTCGAATCAAGACTAGGTTGGAAAATATTTCGAAAGAGCGAG GTAGAAAAGAAATATTTGCAGATATGAAAGCGTTGGTGGCTTCGTTCCCTGGGGAAATGAGTTCTATGCGAAGTCAACTAGAGAATTATAAAGAAACTGCTGGAGGTATTCATTCTCTGCGGGCTGATGTACAGTCCCTCTCCGGGGTTCTATGTAGGAAG ACAAAGGAGTGTGAAGCATTGCAACTGAGATCAGCTGATTATGCTTCTCAGCTACATGACCTGAATGCTACG GTTGGTGATTTGAAGAATAGTCACGAGGAGTTGAAGTTGTTTCTGGACATGTATAAACGCGAGTCCACTGATCCAAG GGACATAGCTGAAGCCAAGGAACAGGAATACAGGGCTTGGGCTCGTGTTCAAAGTTTAAAATCCTCCCTTGATGAGCAGAATCTGGAGTTGCGCGTTAAGGCAGCAAATGAAGCTGAAGCAGTTTCCCAACAAATGTTGGCTGCTGCGGAAGCTGAGATTGCTGATTTAAGACAGAAAATTGATGATTGTAAACG GGATGTGGTAAAGCATTCTGATATCTTGAAATCTAAACATGAAGAACATGGAACATATCTTTCCGAGATGCAG GCAATTGGAAGTGCCTACGAGGACATTGTACCCCAAAACCAACAACTTTTACTTCAAGTTACAGAGAGGGATGACTATAACATCAAG CTTTTCTTGGAAGGCATAACTTCAAGGCAGATGCAAGATGCTCTGCTCATCGATAAATACATCATGGACAAGGATATACAGCAAGCCAGTGCATCTGCCAGCTTCCTCTCCAAGAAATCCTTAAGAATTGAAGATCAG ATGAGGTTCTGCACAGAGCAATATCAAAGACTAGCAGAAGATAGATACCAAAAGTCTAGCACTCATGAAATTCTCCAAAAGAAACGAGCAGACGTTGTGAATGGCTTGGAACAAGCTAGATCAAAGCTAGAGGAGTCACATTCCAAAGTTGAGCAAAGCCGGGTTGATTATGGAGCATTGGAACTAGAGCTGGAAATCGAAAG GTTCAATAGGAGAAGAATAGAGGAGGAAGTGGAAACAGTCAAAACCAAAGTTTCTCGTCTTAGGTCTCTCGTGGAAGGATCATCAGCCATTCAAAAGCTCAGACAAGAACTCAATG
- the LOC106369514 gene encoding uncharacterized protein LOC106369514 isoform X1, with the protein MFRFDPTFLKLQKLIKMGEAGQSREGESITPLLGGGTGNKVAVPPQQFNSLPAPNENASYINQATSYLGSYFSHSSVEYGGKDSCKSLSHPHELLRSTSGGDGDSPVSVCVSPGARCSTSSESPTSAANSPSAESTDTPSQASNAIVTSNWLGLSGTSMFQGLIERALRTVRGSADDIGWLQRDPEMPPVEDGTDRFNRILEDIGHGVHRLPNTVVYLLVPGLFSNHGPLYFVDTKTKFSKMGLACHIAKIHSESSVEKNAREIKEYIEELCWGSNKKVLLLGHSKGGIDAAAALSLYWPDLKDKVAGLVLAQSPYGGSPIATDILREGQLGGYVNMKKIMEIMIFKVIKGDIQALEDLTYERRKQFLKNHPLPQELATVSFLTEASISPAALATFSHVAQAELPLTKLPVVMPLGAAMAACAQLLQVRYGEKSDGLVTCCDAEVPGSVVVRPKRKLDHAWMVYSSLNEAPLEADAAQVCEALLTLLVQVEEEKQRQLD; encoded by the exons ATGTTTCGTTTTGATCCAACATTCCTAAAACTCCAG AAACTGATCAAAATGGGAGAAGCTGGTCAATCCAGAGAAGGAGAATCTATCACCCCTCTACTT GGCGGTGGAACTGGGAACAAAGTGGCTGTACCACCACAACAATTTAATTCTTTACCAGCTCCTAATGAAAATGCTTCTTATATAAATCAAGCAACTTCTTACTTGGGGAGCTATTTCTCTCACTCTTCAG TAGAATATGGTGGTAAAGATTCTTGTAAATCTCTTTCCCACCCCCATGAGTTGCTACGATCAACATCAGGAGGTGATGGGGATTCTCCAGTAAGCGTATGCGTTTCTCCTGGTGCAAGGTGTTCAACTTCATCAGAGTCCCCTACTTCTGCAGCCAACAGCCCATCAGCAGAATCTACAGACACTCCCTCGCAGGCATCAAATGCAATTGTGACATCGAATTGGTTAGGTTTAAGTGGCACTTCCATGTTCCAAGG GCTTATTGAGCGGGCACTAAGGACTGTCCGTGGCTCAGCAGACGATATAGGATGGTTACAACGTGACCCGGAGATGCCTCCTGTTGAAGATGGAACTGATAGGTTCAATAGAATCCTAGAAGACATAGG GCATGGTGTACACAGGCTTCCAAATACTGTTGTGTACTTGTTGGTTCCAGGTCTTTTCAGCAATCATGGACCTCTTTATTTTGTGGATACCAAAACTAAATTCTCAAAGATGGGTTTAGCTTGTCATATTGCAAAGATTCACAGCGAG TCTTCGGTTGAGAAAAATGCGAGAGAGATAAAGGAATACATAGAGGAACTATGTTGGGGATCAAATAAAAAGGTTCTACTACTTGGGCATAGCAAAGGAGGTATAGATGCAGCAGCTGCTTTATCACTATACTGGCCTGACTTAAAGGATAAGGTCGCTGGGTTGGTATTAGCACAGAGTCCATATGGTGGAAGTCCAATAGCTACTGATATACTCCGTGAGGGACAACTTGGTGGTTATGTCAACATGAAAAAAATCATGGAGATTATGATCTTCAAAGTCATAAAG GGTGACATACAAGCTTTGGAAGATTTAACATACGAAAGGAGAAAACAGTTCTTGAAGAACCATCCGCTTCCTCAAGAACTCGCCACGGTCTCATTCCTTACAGAAGCTAGCATTAGTCCAGCGGCTCTAGCCACTTTCTCACACGTTGCACAGGCTGAGCTTCCTCTCACGAAGCTTCCAGTGGTAATGCCACTTGGCGCCGCAATGGCTGCTTGCGCCCAGCTGCTTCAAGTCAGATACGGGGAAAAGAGTGACGGGCTGGTGACTTGCTGCGACGCGGAGGTTCCTGGTTCAGTGGTGGTTAGACCAAAACGTAAACTAGACCATGCATGGATGGTTTACTCTTCGTTGAACGAGGCTCCTTTGGAAGCTGATGCTGCTCAAGTTTGTGAGGCTCTCTTGACGTTGCTTGTCCAAGTTGAGGAAGAGAAGCAACGTCAACTCGATTGA
- the LOC106369514 gene encoding uncharacterized protein LOC106369514 isoform X2, with product MFRFDPTFLKLQKLIKMGEAGQSREGESITPLLGGGTGNKVAVPPQQFNSLPAPNENASYINQATSYLGSYFSHSSEYGGKDSCKSLSHPHELLRSTSGGDGDSPVSVCVSPGARCSTSSESPTSAANSPSAESTDTPSQASNAIVTSNWLGLSGTSMFQGLIERALRTVRGSADDIGWLQRDPEMPPVEDGTDRFNRILEDIGHGVHRLPNTVVYLLVPGLFSNHGPLYFVDTKTKFSKMGLACHIAKIHSESSVEKNAREIKEYIEELCWGSNKKVLLLGHSKGGIDAAAALSLYWPDLKDKVAGLVLAQSPYGGSPIATDILREGQLGGYVNMKKIMEIMIFKVIKGDIQALEDLTYERRKQFLKNHPLPQELATVSFLTEASISPAALATFSHVAQAELPLTKLPVVMPLGAAMAACAQLLQVRYGEKSDGLVTCCDAEVPGSVVVRPKRKLDHAWMVYSSLNEAPLEADAAQVCEALLTLLVQVEEEKQRQLD from the exons ATGTTTCGTTTTGATCCAACATTCCTAAAACTCCAG AAACTGATCAAAATGGGAGAAGCTGGTCAATCCAGAGAAGGAGAATCTATCACCCCTCTACTT GGCGGTGGAACTGGGAACAAAGTGGCTGTACCACCACAACAATTTAATTCTTTACCAGCTCCTAATGAAAATGCTTCTTATATAAATCAAGCAACTTCTTACTTGGGGAGCTATTTCTCTCACTCTTCAG AATATGGTGGTAAAGATTCTTGTAAATCTCTTTCCCACCCCCATGAGTTGCTACGATCAACATCAGGAGGTGATGGGGATTCTCCAGTAAGCGTATGCGTTTCTCCTGGTGCAAGGTGTTCAACTTCATCAGAGTCCCCTACTTCTGCAGCCAACAGCCCATCAGCAGAATCTACAGACACTCCCTCGCAGGCATCAAATGCAATTGTGACATCGAATTGGTTAGGTTTAAGTGGCACTTCCATGTTCCAAGG GCTTATTGAGCGGGCACTAAGGACTGTCCGTGGCTCAGCAGACGATATAGGATGGTTACAACGTGACCCGGAGATGCCTCCTGTTGAAGATGGAACTGATAGGTTCAATAGAATCCTAGAAGACATAGG GCATGGTGTACACAGGCTTCCAAATACTGTTGTGTACTTGTTGGTTCCAGGTCTTTTCAGCAATCATGGACCTCTTTATTTTGTGGATACCAAAACTAAATTCTCAAAGATGGGTTTAGCTTGTCATATTGCAAAGATTCACAGCGAG TCTTCGGTTGAGAAAAATGCGAGAGAGATAAAGGAATACATAGAGGAACTATGTTGGGGATCAAATAAAAAGGTTCTACTACTTGGGCATAGCAAAGGAGGTATAGATGCAGCAGCTGCTTTATCACTATACTGGCCTGACTTAAAGGATAAGGTCGCTGGGTTGGTATTAGCACAGAGTCCATATGGTGGAAGTCCAATAGCTACTGATATACTCCGTGAGGGACAACTTGGTGGTTATGTCAACATGAAAAAAATCATGGAGATTATGATCTTCAAAGTCATAAAG GGTGACATACAAGCTTTGGAAGATTTAACATACGAAAGGAGAAAACAGTTCTTGAAGAACCATCCGCTTCCTCAAGAACTCGCCACGGTCTCATTCCTTACAGAAGCTAGCATTAGTCCAGCGGCTCTAGCCACTTTCTCACACGTTGCACAGGCTGAGCTTCCTCTCACGAAGCTTCCAGTGGTAATGCCACTTGGCGCCGCAATGGCTGCTTGCGCCCAGCTGCTTCAAGTCAGATACGGGGAAAAGAGTGACGGGCTGGTGACTTGCTGCGACGCGGAGGTTCCTGGTTCAGTGGTGGTTAGACCAAAACGTAAACTAGACCATGCATGGATGGTTTACTCTTCGTTGAACGAGGCTCCTTTGGAAGCTGATGCTGCTCAAGTTTGTGAGGCTCTCTTGACGTTGCTTGTCCAAGTTGAGGAAGAGAAGCAACGTCAACTCGATTGA
- the LOC125608382 gene encoding carotenoid cleavage dioxygenase 7, chloroplastic-like yields MMIKMSLPLPPKIFLPPSNSPPTHHHQAPPPLAPPRAAISIAIPETGLGRTGTIHEESTSSAFRDYQSLFLSQRSETVEPVVIKPIEGSIPVDFPSGTYYLAGPGLFEDDHGSTVHPLDGHGYLRAFHIDGSKRKATFTAKYVKTEAKQEEHDPVTDTWRFTHRGPFSVLKGGKRFGNTKVMKNVANTSVLKWAGRLLCLWEGGEPYEIESGSLDTVGRFNVAINGCDDDSDRDVAGHDIWDTAAGLLKPILQGVFKMPPKRFLSHYKIDDRRNRLLTVTCNAEDMLLPRSNFTFCEYDSEFKLIQTREFKIDDHMMIHDWAVTDTHYVLFANRVKLNLIGSMAAMFGMSPMVSALTLNPSNESSPIYLLPRFSEKSMGGRDWRVPVEVSSQLWLIHSGNAYETREDNGDLKIQIQASACSYRWFDFQKMFGYDWQSSKLDPSVMNLNRGDDKLLPHLVKVSMTLDAIGNCKSCDVEPLNGWNKPSDFPVINSSWSGEKNKYMYCASSSGTRRELPHFPFDMVVKFDLDSNTVRTWSTGARRFVGEPMFVPKSSSEGEEDDGYIIVVEYAVSVERCFLVILDAKKIGESDAVVTRLAVPRNLTFPMGFHGLWASD; encoded by the exons ATGATGATCAAAATGTCTCTCCCTCTCCCGCCGAAAATATTTCTTCCACCGTCAAATTCTCCACCGACTCATCATCACCAAGCTCCACCACCGCTTGCACCGCCACGTGCTGCCATATCAATAGCTATCCCGGAAACCGGTTTAGGACGTACCGGTACCATCCACGAAGAGTCCACGTCTTCAGCTTTTCGTGACTACCAGTCTTTATTCTTGTCACAACGTTCCGAGACAGTCGAACCTGTCGTAATTAAACCGATAGAAGGCTCGATACCGGTTGATTTTCCTTCCGGTACATATTACTTAGCCGGTCCAGGACTTTTTGAAGACGACCATGGGTCAACGGTGCATCCCCTAGACGGTCACGGCTATCTACGTGCTTTTCACATAGACGGAAGTAAACGGAAAGCAACGTTCACGGCGAAGTACGTTAAGACAGAAGCTAAACAAGAAGAGCATGACCCCGttactgacacgtggcggttTACTCACAGAGGCCCTTTCTCGGTGTTAAAAGGTGGGAAACGATTTGGAAACACGAAAGTGATGAAAAATGTGGCGAATACTAGCGTTTTGAAATGGGCTGGGCGGTTGCTTTGTTTATGGGAAGGTGGTGAACCGTATGAGATTGAATCTGGTTCGTTGGATACCGTCGGGAGATTTAACGTCGCGATCAACGGCTGTGATGATGATTCCGACAGAGATGTTGCTGGTCATGATATATGGGACACAGCCGCAGGGTTGTTGAAACCCATACTTCAAG GTGTGTTTAAGATGCCGCCAAAACGGTTCTTGTCACATTACAAAATCGACGATCGAAGAAATAGACTTTTAACGGTGACTTGCAACGCTGAGGATATGCTCTTACCTCGTAGCAACTTCACATTTTGTG AGTATGATTCGGAATTCAAGTTGATACAAACAAGAGAATTCAAGATCGATGATCATATGATGATTCATGATTGGGCCGTCACAGATACTCACTACGTACTCTTTGCCAACAGAGTCAAGCTTAATCTAATTG GTTCCATGGCGGCTATGTTTGGGATGTCACCTATGGTATCAGCGTTAACGTTGAACCCAAGCAACGAGAGTTCCCCTATTTATCTCCTCccaagattttccgagaaatCTATGGGAGGTAGAGACTGGAGGGTACCTGTGGAAGTGTCTTCACAGTTATGGCTGATACACTCCGGAAACGCTTATGAGACTAGAGAGGACAACGGTGATTTAAAGATTCAAATACAAGCTTCCGCATGCTCATACCGTTGGTTTGATTTTCAGAAAATGTTTG GATATGATTGGCAAAGCAGCAAGCTGGATCCTTCTGTTATGAATCTGAACCGCGGAGATGACAAACTACTCCCTCATCTAGTTAAG GTGTCTATGACCTTGGACGCAATCGGAAACTGCAAGAGCTGTGACGTGGAGCCTTTAAACGGTTGGAACAAACCGTCAGATTTTCCGGTTATCAACTCATCATGGTCAGGAGAAAAGAACAAATACATGTATTGTGCATCCTCTTCGGGAACTCGACGTGAACTTCCTCATTTCCCTTTCGATATGGTCGTGAAGTTCGACCTAGATTCGAATACTGTCCGTACTTGGTCTACCGGAGCTCGGAGATTCGTTGGTGAACCCATGTTTGTCCCTAAGAGCTCAAgcgaaggagaagaagacgatGGTTACATTATCGTCGTCGAg taTGCGGTTTCGGTGGAGAGATGTTTCCTTGTGATTTTGGATGCTAAGAAGATCGGTGAGTCCGATGCGGTCGTGACGAGATTAGCGGTCCCGAGGAATTTAACGTTTCCAATGGGGTTTCACGGTTTATGGGCTAGCGATTAA
- the LOC125608383 gene encoding GATA transcription factor 2-like — protein sequence MDVYGLSSQDLLRVDDLLDFSNEDIFSASSSTSTAATSSSSFPPQNPNYHHHHLPSSADHSFLHDICVPSDDAAHLEWLSQFVDDSFADFPANPLGGTMTSVKTETSFTGKPRSKRSKPPSTLVGTWAPMSETDQNIHVAGRSKPKKEHSGGGGRHQSSSAETAEGAGLRRCTHCASDKTPQWRTGPLGPKTLCNACGVRFKSGRLVPEYRPASSPTFVLTQHSNSHRKVMELRRQKEVMRQPHQVQLHHHHHPSF from the exons ATGGACGTCTATGGCTTATCTTCACAAGACTTACTAAGAGTCGACGACCTTCTTGACTTCTCCAACGAAGACATCTTCTCCGCCTCTTCTTCCACTTCCACCGCCGCtacttcctcctcctctttcCCTCCTCAGAACCCTAACTACCACCACCATCATCTCCCTTCCTCCGCCGATCATTCCTTCCTCCACGACATCTGCGTTCCC AGTGATGACGCAGCTCACCTGGAATGGCTCTCACAATTCGTCGACGACTCCTTTGCTGATTTTCCGGCGAACCCACTAGGAGGAACTATGACGTCCGTGAAAACTGAAACCTCGTTTACGGGGAAACCAAGAAGCAAAAGATCAAAACCTCCATCTACTTTGGTCGGAACATGGGCACCGATGTCGGAAACCGACCAGAATATTCACGTTGCCGGGAGGTCCAAGCCTAAGAAAGAACACTCCGGCGGAGGAGGAAGACATCAATCTTCGTCAGCGGAGACGGCGGAAGGAGCAGGGTTGAGGAGATGCACTCACTGTGCATCGGATAAGACGCCGCAGTGGAGGACAGGACCGCTCGGGCCTAAGACGCTGTGTAACGCGTGCGGAGTCCGGTTTAAATCCGGTAGGCTTGTACCGGAATACAGACCGGCTTCGAGTCCGACTTTTGTTTTGACTCAGCATTCAAACTCTCACCGGAAAGTGATGGAGCTGAGAAGACAGAAGGAGGTTATGAGACAGCCACACCAAGTCCAACttcatcaccaccaccatcCGTCGTTTTAG
- the LOC106391941 gene encoding uncharacterized protein LOC106391941 — translation MATSEESSSSSAIMEDSHSPETTPQSPPPHPLLSSIPSAKIATTTVENAASWIDETMRQALVYQNTIVETLDSKIDASKSRLAQIRDTSIAHTSQTIDSIREIVSEYNVYEHLVFAKIKDGVNVAASHPLVSGGLAFGVGIFALKKTRRFVYYNAVRMFSTEEALLSRADLRVKELRQSLDRLTAESEKLERVATVAEDELIRGRMKLRQAGKQIRGVVNSAYKIEKQAAGLKDVLKELPTREASRFRSQISNRASEVKQERKALTKEVNKISNYGISV, via the exons ATGGCAACTTCAGaagaatcatcatcatcctcagcGATAATGGAAGACTCGCACTCACCGGAAACGACTCCACAGTCTCCGCCACCGCATCCTCTCCTCTCTTCGATTCCAAGCGCTAAGATCGCAACGACGACGGTGGAAAACGCAGCTTCCTGGATCGACGAAACGATGCGCCAGGCGCTCGTGTACCAGAACACGATCGTGGAGACGTTGGATTCCAAAATCGACGCCTCGAAATCTCGATTAGCTCAAATTCGAGATACTTCAATCGCTCACACGAGCCAAACAATC GATTCTATTAGAGAGATTGTTTCTGAGTATAACGTTTACGAGCATTTGGTATTCGCGAAGATCAAAG ATGGTGTAAACGTTGCTGCGTCTCATCCTCTAGTATCAGGCGGTTTAGCCTTTGGTGTTGGGATCTTTGCTCTGAAAA AGACGAGGAGATTTGTATACTACAATGCTGTACGCATGTTCTCAACCGAAGAG GCTTTGCTTTCTAGAGCTGATCTTAGAGTGAAAGAGCTAAGACAATCATTGGATCGTCTTACAGCCGAAAGTGAAAAGTTAGAG AGAGTTGCAACTGTGGCAGAAGATGAGTTGATTAGAGGAAGGATGAAACTCAG ACAAGCAGGCAAACAGATACGAGGTGTGGTTAACTCAGCTTATAAGATTGAAAAGCAAGCAGcag GTTTGAAAGATGTACTCAAAGAATTGCCCACGAGGGAAGCTTCTCGATTTCGTTCTCAA ATATCGAACCGTGCTTCTGAGGTAAAGCAAGAGAGAAAGGCTTTGACAAAGGAAGTGAACAAGATCAGCAACTATGGTATCTCCGTATGA
- the LOC106394531 gene encoding protein transport protein Sec61 subunit beta, translating into MVGSGAPQRGSAAAAASMRRRKPSGSGGGGASGGGGAAGSMLQFYTDDAPGLKISPNVVLVMSIGFIAFVAVLHVMGKLYFVK; encoded by the coding sequence atgGTGGGAAGTGGAGCTCCACAGAGAGGAAGTGCAGCTGCAGCTGCTAGCATGCGTAGGAGGAAGCCTAGTGGAAGTGGTGGAGGAGGAGCctctggtggtggtggtgcgGCGGGATCCATGCTTCAGTTCTACACCGATGACGCACCTGGTCTCAAGATCTCCCCTAATGTTGTACTTGTGATGAGCATCGGTTTCATTGCTTTCGTCGCTGTCCTTCATGTCATGGGCAAGCTCTATTTTGTCAAGTAA
- the LOC125608384 gene encoding zinc finger protein ZAT4-like, which yields MERYKCRFCFKSFINGSALGGHMRSHMLTLSSSKREERPSQLSEETESDASSSSSSDGDKEEMEFGFSESETESSRINPTRKRSKRTRKLGSFGFEFKKLKTSQLGETEHHHSSASDTTTEEDLAFCLIMLSRDKWKQHNKTKQTLVEEEDESDHECKNRGRGGRGRFKCETCGKAFKSYQALGGHRASHRKNKTFTKTEHEEKTEYSVYEEKKIHQCPICFRVFSSGQALGGHKRSHGINNIVSGRVPKEEVSVKQRMIDLNLPAPNEDVETSMVVFDER from the coding sequence ATGGAGAGATACAAGTGTAGATTTTGTTTCAAGAGCTTCATCAACGGAAGCGCTTTAGGCGGTCACATGAGATCTCACATGCTTACTCTCTCTTCTTCAAAACGTGAGGAACGGCCGAGTCAACTCAGCGAGGAAACAGAGTCtgatgcttcttcttcttcttcgtctgaTGGTGATAAAGAAGAAATGGAGTTTGGTTTCTCCGAAAGCGAAACAGAGTCGTCGAGGATCAATCCAACTCGGAAACGATCCAAGCGAACTAGGAAACTCGGATCGTTCGGTTTCGAGTTCAAGAAGCTGAAAACGAGTCAACTCGGTGAGACAGAGCATCATCATAGCTCAGCTTCTGACACGACGACGGAGGAAGATCTCGCCTTTTGTCTCATTATGCTCTCTAGAGACAAGTGGAAGCAACATAACAAGACAAAGCAAACtctagtagaagaagaagatgagtcaGATCATGAATGCAAGaacagaggaagaggaggaagagggaGATTCAAGTGCGAGACTTGCGGTAAAGCGTTTAAATCTTATCAAGCATTGGGAGGACACAGAGCGAGCCACAGAAAGAACAAAACTTTCACAAAAACAGAGCATGAGGAGAAAACAGAGTACTCTgtttatgaggagaagaaaattCACCAGTGTCCGATCTGTTTTAGAGTTTTCAGTTCGGGACAAGCGCTTGGAGGTCACAAGAGGTCACACGGAATCAACAACATCGTATCGGGAAGAGTCCCTAAAGAAGAAGTATCGGTGAAACAGAGGATGATAGATCTTAACCTTCCTGCACCAAACGAAGACGTTGAAACCTCTATGGTGGTGTTTGATGAACGGTGA